The Naumovozyma castellii chromosome 2, complete genome sequence ATCTGTCCATTACGGCTAAGCATATTTTGAAGGCAACTACCAACGTTTCCTCTCTTTCAAGCATATCATTCAGACCCTCTATAAGAGGCTTAAAcccatatttggaaaaatattcattattttgtcCAAGATCATCTGAACTGATCTTTTGAGATTCCTCCTTTGTTAAATTATTTGCAGAGGTGCCGGTAGCAGGTCCAAGAAgccaattccaaattcttcGATTCAATGACATATCTTTATTCAAAGCCGTCTTACAGCAACTCAGTACCAGTAGCTTAGTGTCATTAAAGTTTGCCAATGTTACTAGGACCGGTGAGTCAATTCTTAACCGCTGGACAAGTAAGTCCAATAATCCTCTTTTAATCAATAAGTCATTTTCGTCATCTAAGCAACGAACCATACAACGAATCAACATTCCTGGTTCAGGAGAGACCAAACTCTTCGCTTCTGGTAGAAGTGTGGATAAAACagtttcttttttatttttcttatcaGAAGTGTCTGCAATTTCActcttgtttctttctGCAACCAAATGGGGCACCTCATTTAATGATGGAAACTTTTTAGTTAACCATACAAGTCCCCCTAATCTTCGATCTTTGCTTGTTGTAATTACTAAGAATGTTGTTTGccaaaataatgaatcatcttttaaattatttttcaatgtttcaATTAATCTCATCGTTAAAGGTAAGAATTCGTTACTTTCGTCGTCAATACCTGGAAACAAACTTGCTAACAATGGTCTAATCAATAGTTTTAATGTATCTGAAGGTAGAACaactaaatatttctcATACAACTCAATTAGATGAGATTTTACTGTCATGGAAGCATATGACATCAAGGGTAAAATCCCTGGGACCCAGATATTACTCTCTGCCGATAATGTTTCTCGTCCAATATTTTCGAAGATAAATGTATAAACCTCTAATGTCTTTTGATGAACACCTGCAGGTAGACTAGGGGACAACGATGAGGTGAGTCTTCGGCTGACCTGGTAAGGTTCGGGAACGTAATATTTCAcattttggaatttggGTGTCCAGCTTTGTAATGCCTTTAATAATGTACCTAAACTGGCTATATAATCAGCCCATTCTGTTACTGAATCAAATCTTTCGAGAGCTCTTTGAATACTTGtctgaaatttcttttgcTTTGAATCCAGATGCTTACTATGCGAGTCAATTGTAAATGGCTTTAATGGTAACGACATTCTATCAACAATCGCAGTGTGTAAGATGAAATATGGGAGCGATAATTATACACTGATTGACTTTCAAGGATGTAGAATTGTTTAATCAACGTTTAAATCTTAGTTCAGTATGTTACTACACCGTATACGATTATTTTCGAAGGGAAGCTAGACTGGTTTTTTAGTACGGTAGGGTAAGCATAGTTTCCCTTTTGAGAAATATTGTTGTGCCGGGATTTCTTCGGGTTACCCTCCTTAAAATATGCAAtgatcttcaaaataaagaattactCCGAAATGAAAGGAATATGcataaatatattccattaGATAATCCTTTTAACTATTAAGGTCTATTAAGATTATATCATTTCCATTGGAAGGGTATTAAAGTCCCCCATCAACCTCTTAGTCCATTCCATATAAATACGTTACCATCCCAACCTGTTGAGGCGACATATCCCGGTTGGCCCCACATACTCCAATCGGCTCCAAAAACGAATTCAGTATGCTGGTTCATAATAAACCTGCAACCATTCCCAGTAAAATCGAGACTATTGGTTTTTCCAGTTTTTCGTTGTTGTATAGGATCATAACTCAAATCATTCCAGATCTTACAACTCATATCATATGAAGTGGAGAGTAAGATATCCGAATGATGAGGAGACCAAACAACTTTTCTGACAGCCAAGTCATGAGCATTGactatttcattaatacATATAGCTGCGTCCCTAGCAACTAACATTCTAAAGTCCCAAATACGGATACTATTATCAACACCAGCTGTGGCTAATACATTGGGTctatatttattgaaatctGCACTAAGTACCTCCATTCCCGCATGAGAAAGGAAATTTCGTTGTGTATTATATGGATCCCTTAAATCGAATATCGTTGTGTATGAATCCCCCGAACAGCATATGAGTAAATTTGGATCATGAGGTGAAAATTGTGACTGATATATGCAATCcttattattgttattattaggCATGTTTATCTTATGAGATGgttgaatttgaatattatttcgTCTTTTCGGTATTATTGGTTCCATTGAATCAAGGtgttttttccattttggTGTAGGTCGTAACGTTAACAGACTTTCCTTTCTTGTTGGTGACCATATCTTGACAGTACCATCCCACGAGCTACTTGTAAACATGGTTTTGTTAATTAAATTCCAATTACAACTCATTACCTCCTTCTTATGTTCATTGAATATGGCAATTGGGTATTTCGCCAGATCGATGTCGAACAACCGTAAAGATCCGTCACCTTGTGCTACAACAACTTGCTTTTCATGCTGTTCATTCCATGCTATATCAAAGAGACAATCTTGTGTCAAGAATGACTTAGTTTCAATGAGTTGTCCATTCGGTGCTATATCAAGGATGGATAACCGGCCATTTCCCACTAGACCATAATTGGATGCGGATGCTACAGCGAGCTTGTTATCGAAGTAAGGCGAGTATTGGACATTATACCCGCTGAACCCTTGCATATGATACTTTAGCATATTGATTGTTTGGTATTTCTTGGGGTTTCAGTGAAGACGGTTTTTGGGAAGTCAGTCATATATGTGCATTGTCACTCTCATCTATTAATTTCCTTCGAAGTGCGCGATTGCGGAAATAAATTCTCGTTGCAGCAATTGACATTATTTGCATACAAAAAACGATGAAATATTGAGAAATGTCTggttattcttttcaaagattattaCATATTAAATACTTTTGTAAAAGTGATAACATTTTATATACTGAATAAATGAGTGAAAAAAAGAACGAAAAAAAGTTCATGGCTTTCTTATAATAGATAAGCCATAATCAACGATAATAACGAACCgaaaatggaagaagaGCTTCCAACCATCAAGGCAGGAGCaccattcttcttttgtgACCCTGTGGCAGAAGTAGATGAGCCTGACGTTACTCTGGAACCTGAATGAGTTGAAGTAGCAGAGCCATTTGCTGGGACTGTGAATATATTACCTCCAGTTGAAATTGGCATTGCCTTTGACCATGTTTCAGAGTATAATGGTGCTTTAATGGCACTTGGTACACTGTCTGAAATGATTTGGATGTTGGAATCCAAGTTTTGTGTTCCTGTGTTGGCCTGAGCCAACGAAATTTCATAGTTATCTAGATCATAAACGACATAAGCATGAGTTAGGAAGATATCACCCAATAGAATATGCTGAGATTCTTGTGGAGCCATGGCTAATACGCATGTATTTCCGGACGTAGGTAATAAGAAATCACTTACAGGACCAGTTATATGGAATCCACCAAAATCGAAAACGAAGTTTGTTGAAGAGCTAACACCATTGCAACTCATGGCGTAAAATCCCAAGGCTGAAGAATAACGAGCACCTAATTGTCTAGCAATGGTTTGAACGACCTCTTGAGGGAAATAACTAATGGTGGTACCAGAATCCAGTAATGCTGGAAACTTATTTGTTGTCACAGTATAATTCTTGGAATCATTTTGAATACCAATACCGGCTAAGGTCACATCAAATTGAATTGGATTAGGGTATCCTTTTGATGCAAGGATATTTACCATGGGGACGGTGTATAAGTTACCTACATATTTTGTATGGTCTACGGCACCAAATAATACGCTGCCCTGTTTGGCATCTAAATCATCTAGGAAAAGGGAATATGAAGTTGAATCGATGGCTCCTGATTGCTTCAAAAGcattggaaaattattatattggTATAATTTACTGGTAGACCCAGAATATGTTGTTTCTAACCCTGGTAATCCAATCCCCAGAACCCCAACGGTGGAATTCGACATATTTGCAACAGCAAATGAAAGTCCTGTAATGTTCAAACCACCAAGATTTAAAACATCATGAGCCCAAGTTCCCGAAGCAAATGTTGAATCACCATAGCTTGTTAGGAAAGAGGTGAAATTAGTTTGGAAAGTAGAGGATTGATTCTTATCAAAAGTTCCATATTGAGAACAATCTATAGTACGTTCACTAAGAGCGATATTGTTTGTCTGTGTAGGAAATACAGGACCTCCAACAGTATTTGTAGATGTCACACCTGTAGGAATATCAGTTTCAGACATGGGAATAAAACTGAAATCGCTGAAAAAA is a genomic window containing:
- the PEX7 gene encoding Pex7p (ancestral locus Anc_8.316); this encodes MLKYHMQGFSGYNVQYSPYFDNKLAVASASNYGLVGNGRLSILDIAPNGQLIETKSFLTQDCLFDIAWNEQHEKQVVVAQGDGSLRLFDIDLAKYPIAIFNEHKKEVMSCNWNLINKTMFTSSSWDGTVKIWSPTRKESLLTLRPTPKWKKHLDSMEPIIPKRRNNIQIQPSHKINMPNNNNNKDCIYQSQFSPHDPNLLICCSGDSYTTIFDLRDPYNTQRNFLSHAGMEVLSADFNKYRPNVLATAGVDNSIRIWDFRMLVARDAAICINEIVNAHDLAVRKVVWSPHHSDILLSTSYDMSCKIWNDLSYDPIQQRKTGKTNSLDFTGNGCRFIMNQHTEFVFGADWSMWGQPGYVASTGWDGNVFIWNGLRG
- the MKC7 gene encoding aspartyl protease (ancestral locus Anc_8.318) → MRLSTIKYIFSSSLLFTNILASTIPEHETTDQSSKYVILPFNKLVGDSYEDATPDKKPHFALVKRDGSYENVAIKNEQSFYSVELLIGTPSQKITVLVDTGSSDLWIMGSDNPYCASTSNGKNVMRKDDSNLPDGILFTEITVTNLSDLTGFFSDFSFIPMSETDIPTGVTSTNTVGGPVFPTQTNNIALSERTIDCSQYGTFDKNQSSTFQTNFTSFLTSYGDSTFASGTWAHDVLNLGGLNITGLSFAVANMSNSTVGVLGIGLPGLETTYSGSTSKLYQYNNFPMLLKQSGAIDSTSYSLFLDDLDAKQGSVLFGAVDHTKYVGNLYTVPMVNILASKGYPNPIQFDVTLAGIGIQNDSKNYTVTTNKFPALLDSGTTISYFPQEVVQTIARQLGARYSSALGFYAMSCNGVSSSTNFVFDFGGFHITGPVSDFLLPTSGNTCVLAMAPQESQHILLGDIFLTHAYVVYDLDNYEISLAQANTGTQNLDSNIQIISDSVPSAIKAPLYSETWSKAMPISTGGNIFTVPANGSATSTHSGSRVTSGSSTSATGSQKKNGAPALMVGSSSSIFGSLLSLIMAYLL